The genomic region TGCGTTGGCCCGCCCGGAATGGGACATCTCGAAGATTCGCGCCTTACCGCCGACCTCGCGATGGCGCGTGACTTCGACCTTGGTATCACGGGACCGCCGCTCAACATCGCGATGGACTTCATTGCGTCGGGTCTGGTCGAGATGGTCGGGGGAATACTAGCCGCAACTGTGCTTGCCGCCTATCGATTGTGGGCTCCGTTGCTGCTCGCCGGTGCCTGGCTCAGCACGCACTGGCTGCTGCGTGAGAGCGGCGTCTGGCGGGATCGTAACACCGATGAGGTTCGCGAAGCTCAGCGGCATGCCGACTATGCGTACCGCCTCGCCGTCGATCCGCCCGCCGCCAAGGAGTTGCGGTTGTTCGGCCTCGCGGCATGGACTATCGAACGGTTCACCAGCCGGCGTCGGCGGCTCTTTGACCTGCGCTGGGAGGCGACCCGGTTGCGGGAGCGCCCAGTGGTATGGAGCGTCCTGATCGTCCTTACGACCAACCTCGTGGTGTTCTGGGCAATCGTACACGACGCGGTCGTGGGGCGGCTGTTGGTCGGGCAGGTCGTCACGTTCGCAACCGCGGCAGTCAGCACCAGCATGATCGCCTTCGGCGGCTTGTCGTGGGCGCTGGACGGTGCTGCTGCGCCCGCCGCCGCGGTCCTCCGTCTTCAGAACGCGATGGGTGCCGGGGGCGAATTAACGCGTGGGAGCCGAGCCGCGCACAACATGCCCGCGCGGGCGATTCGCTTCCGCAACCTGCGATTCGCCTATCCCGGGACGGCGGGTCAAGCGGTCCTCGATGGATTCGATTTGACGATTCCGGCCGGTTCTTCGCTTGCGATCGTCGGCCAAAATGGCGCCGGGAAAACCACTCTCGCCAAGCTGCTGTGCCGCCTCTACGATCCGCAGCAAGGTTCTATCGAGATCGATGGAGTCGATTTGCGGGAGCTTGACATCGATGCATGGCGCAACCGCGTCACTGCGGTATTTCAGGATTTCATCCGATTCGAGCTATCGCTCCGGGACAACGTCGCACCGGCCGGTGCGCCGGACGGGGTCATTCAGCAGACACTTGCCGAAGCGGGTGCTGCGCACCTCACCAGTTTGGATACCATACTGTCACGCGCATACCTGAACGGAACCGATCTGTCGGGTGGTCAGTGGCAGCGGATCGCGCTGGCACGCGCACTGTGCGCGGTGAAGCTTGGCGCGGGCATGGTGCTACTAGATGAGCCGACCGCACAACTCGACGTGCGCGGCGAGCAGGAGATCTTCAATCGCGTCTTGGACGCGACCCGCAATGCCACAACGATCCTGATCTCGCATCGATTCTCTACCGTGCGCCACGCGGACCGAATTTGCGTTCTCGAGCATGGCCGGGTGGTTGAATTTGGTACCCACGACGAGCTGATGACGGCGGGCGGACGTTACCGGACCATGTTCGATTTGCAGGCTTCCCGCTTCGGTGAGCCGGTTGACCACGAACGAGAGGAGACCCTCGATGAAGCGGGTTGACGATCTGCCGGCCGCGCTACCCGCGATGTGGCGTGCCTTCAAGCGGGGCTACCAGGCGGAGCCACGCCTGCTTGCCGTTGCGTTTGGTCTGTCGCTGCTTGCGGCCCTCCCTGATGCCCTGGTGGCGCTGTGGTTGATGCTGTTGGCCGACGGATTGGCGGCGCATAACCGGCGGGAGGCAATTGCCTCCGCGCTGGGGCTGGCCGTCTCCGCGGTCGGTACCTGGTTTCTTCGCGTGACTAGCGATCGGGTCCAGCGCAGGTTCCGCGACCGATTGACGATCGCGCTGGAATCTCACGTGGCACAGCTGCAGGCCACCGTCGCGACGATCGCCCATCACGAGCGTCCTGAATATCTCGATCGGCTTGCGGTGTTGCGCGACCAGGTCTTCGTACTCGACCACATGTACATGTCCCTCTTCTCGACGTGCGGATGGATTCTTCGGCTCGGGGTGACCGTCGTCCTGCTGACGTCGATTGATGCGCGGTTGTCGCTACTGGTGCTGTTTGCGCTCCCGACGGTGCTGACCGCGACGTGGCGCCCCGGTATCGAGCGTGCTGCCGAAGAACGGGGCGCGTCGGCCAACCGGCTGGCACGGCATCTTTTTACCACCGCCACCACCGCGCCACCGGGCAAGGAGGTGCGCGTCACGCGCATTGGAACTCGGCTGGCGATGCTGCGGCGCGAGGCTTGGGAACAATGGTATAGGCCTGTCGCCGCCGCCCGAATGGCGAGCGCGATTTGGCATACGCTGGGTTGGCTGACCTTCGCCGCCGGTTACATCGGAGCCGTGGTGTTCGTCACCTATGGCCTTCACGCAAGTGCCGGCCAGGTGCTGCTGGTGCTCGCCGCCGGCTCCAGGCTGTCCGCGTACATCGGCGCCAC from Candidatus Binataceae bacterium harbors:
- a CDS encoding ABC transporter ATP-binding protein: CVGPPGMGHLEDSRLTADLAMARDFDLGITGPPLNIAMDFIASGLVEMVGGILAATVLAAYRLWAPLLLAGAWLSTHWLLRESGVWRDRNTDEVREAQRHADYAYRLAVDPPAAKELRLFGLAAWTIERFTSRRRRLFDLRWEATRLRERPVVWSVLIVLTTNLVVFWAIVHDAVVGRLLVGQVVTFATAAVSTSMIAFGGLSWALDGAAAPAAAVLRLQNAMGAGGELTRGSRAAHNMPARAIRFRNLRFAYPGTAGQAVLDGFDLTIPAGSSLAIVGQNGAGKTTLAKLLCRLYDPQQGSIEIDGVDLRELDIDAWRNRVTAVFQDFIRFELSLRDNVAPAGAPDGVIQQTLAEAGAAHLTSLDTILSRAYLNGTDLSGGQWQRIALARALCAVKLGAGMVLLDEPTAQLDVRGEQEIFNRVLDATRNATTILISHRFSTVRHADRICVLEHGRVVEFGTHDELMTAGGRYRTMFDLQASRFGEPVDHEREETLDEAG